In Crinalium epipsammum PCC 9333, the following are encoded in one genomic region:
- a CDS encoding polysaccharide deacetylase family protein, protein MKIPGRSKLRRSLHKLQKRFAPKALILMYHRVGEVDIDPWALCVTPENFAEHLEVLQKDYHPLSLTELVKAHQGGKLPNRSVAITFDDGYADNLHQAKPLLNRYGIPATVFVSTGYLGQQREFWWDELERLVLAPGQLPEKLSLKINGKTHELELGTARNYTQQDYKGDRTAKAHKSIPGSRMFFYYELWQLLRPLPENERLQALEDIRIWADAKPTARHSHRSLLPEEVSLLGDGELVEIGAHTVTHPFLSEQPTALQADEIQGSKTQLEEMLNRPVTTFSYPFGNYTTETVELARNAGFSCACSTVEDTVWTQSQRFQLPRFGAENWNGEEFAKQLSRWFHG, encoded by the coding sequence ATGAAGATCCCTGGACGCAGCAAGTTACGGCGATCGCTACACAAGCTTCAGAAAAGATTTGCCCCCAAAGCGTTGATTTTAATGTATCACAGAGTTGGGGAGGTAGATATAGACCCTTGGGCTTTGTGTGTTACACCTGAAAATTTCGCCGAACATCTGGAAGTTTTACAAAAAGATTACCATCCCCTCAGCCTGACGGAATTAGTAAAAGCCCATCAAGGGGGGAAATTGCCAAACCGCTCTGTGGCGATTACCTTTGATGACGGTTATGCAGACAATCTTCATCAGGCTAAACCCCTTCTCAATCGCTACGGAATCCCCGCAACCGTGTTTGTGAGTACGGGTTACTTAGGTCAGCAACGCGAGTTTTGGTGGGACGAGTTAGAACGGTTAGTTTTAGCACCAGGGCAACTTCCAGAGAAATTGAGCCTCAAGATTAACGGGAAAACCCATGAGTTGGAGCTAGGAACGGCAAGGAATTACACCCAACAGGACTACAAAGGCGATCGCACCGCCAAAGCCCATAAATCCATACCCGGCTCTCGTATGTTTTTCTATTACGAACTTTGGCAACTCTTGCGACCTTTACCAGAAAACGAACGACTCCAGGCATTAGAAGATATCAGAATTTGGGCTGATGCCAAACCCACAGCACGCCACTCTCACCGTTCCCTGTTACCGGAAGAAGTTTCCTTACTAGGGGACGGAGAATTAGTAGAAATTGGCGCACATACGGTTACCCATCCCTTTCTCTCAGAACAGCCGACCGCCTTACAAGCGGATGAAATCCAAGGCAGCAAAACTCAGTTAGAGGAAATGCTCAATCGTCCGGTAACTACTTTTTCCTATCCTTTTGGCAATTACACCACAGAGACGGTGGAACTGGCTCGAAACGCTGGATTTTCCTGTGCTTGCTCGACCGTTGAAGATACAGTTTGGACTCAAAGCCAGCGTTTTCAGTTACCCCGCTTCGGAGCCGAAAACTGGAATGGTGAAGAATTCGCGAAGCAACTATCGAGGTGGTTTCATGGCTGA
- a CDS encoding NAD-dependent epimerase/dehydratase family protein, which produces MHFIVTGGAGFIGSHLVEQLLAEGHNVTVVDNLVTGSLNNLPESPYLKLVSQNIADCKPQDFTQPIDGIAHLAATPSVTESWLNPLEAHHNNLSTLLSVLLLCKDLNIPRLVLASSAAVYGNPISVPISEEHPTSPISPYGLQKLVCEQYATLFAKQFGLSFVGLRLFNVFGPRQQPNSPYSGVISIFISAAQQGLPITIYGDGTQTRDFIYVKDVANAFSKALTHPMEPGSSLTCNIGTGTSISLIQLLNIVKDLFPEWQSEPQFSSPRPGDIQDSRSDILKAINNLGFTPKWSVQSGLKSLMNFPVEK; this is translated from the coding sequence GTGCATTTTATCGTAACGGGCGGAGCAGGATTTATTGGCTCTCATCTTGTAGAACAACTACTGGCAGAGGGCCATAATGTCACAGTAGTTGATAATCTTGTTACGGGTAGCTTAAACAATTTACCTGAATCCCCTTATCTAAAACTTGTATCCCAAAATATAGCCGACTGTAAACCCCAGGATTTTACACAGCCTATTGACGGAATTGCCCATCTTGCAGCAACCCCATCTGTAACTGAATCTTGGTTGAATCCCCTTGAAGCACATCATAATAATCTGTCAACACTACTGTCAGTATTGTTACTCTGTAAAGATTTAAATATCCCTCGTTTAGTGTTGGCGAGTTCAGCTGCTGTCTACGGAAATCCCATTTCTGTACCGATTTCTGAAGAACACCCCACTAGCCCCATTTCCCCCTATGGGTTACAAAAATTGGTGTGTGAACAATATGCCACTCTCTTCGCCAAACAATTCGGGTTATCCTTTGTAGGGCTGCGATTATTCAATGTTTTTGGTCCTCGCCAGCAACCGAATTCACCCTATTCAGGTGTTATTTCCATTTTTATCTCGGCAGCGCAGCAAGGTTTACCCATCACCATTTATGGCGATGGAACCCAAACTAGAGACTTTATTTATGTTAAGGATGTTGCCAATGCATTTAGCAAGGCATTAACTCATCCAATGGAACCGGGTTCATCATTAACTTGTAATATTGGTACTGGTACAAGTATCTCTTTAATACAACTGTTGAATATTGTGAAAGATCTGTTTCCGGAATGGCAGTCGGAACCACAATTTTCTTCACCTCGTCCAGGCGATATCCAAGATTCTCGATCCGATATTTTAAAAGCTATCAATAATTTAGGATTTACACCGAAATGGTCAGTACAGTCTGGACTCAAATCTTTAATGAATTTCCCTGTTGAAAAATAA
- a CDS encoding glycosyltransferase family 4 protein, which translates to MKICIVTPAVIKGDGQGRANYEIVWEAIRRGYHLTLLARNVDPELEQNSQVNWVSIPVKGWSTALLQEMVFSWQSAQWLQQHRLDFDLIQVYGAVTSASGDINTVQFVHSAWLRSRVHISRIRRDYYGAYQWLYTALNSHWEKQAFRKAKVVVAVSERVKQELMDIGVPEHKLHVIYNGVDVREFSPGSADRRQIGLPENATIALFAGDIRTNRKNLDTVLHALVYEPELHLAVVGSIEGSPYPNLVAQLGLTDRVHFMGYRRDLPEIMRALDLFVFPSRYEPFGMVVSEAMAAGLPVITSGTTGAAEIVTPESGVVLSDSEDIQGLAEALTKLGSDRELRRQMGIVGRAIAEQHSWVSKANSYMNLFEEIVKDENQCSYPNLSAS; encoded by the coding sequence ATGAAAATTTGTATTGTTACGCCTGCTGTAATTAAAGGTGATGGCCAAGGTAGAGCTAACTATGAAATTGTTTGGGAAGCTATTCGTCGCGGTTATCATCTAACTTTGCTGGCGAGGAACGTAGACCCAGAACTTGAGCAAAATAGCCAAGTTAATTGGGTTTCTATTCCAGTTAAAGGATGGTCAACAGCATTACTTCAAGAAATGGTTTTCTCTTGGCAGAGCGCACAGTGGTTGCAGCAACATCGCCTAGATTTTGATTTAATTCAGGTATATGGCGCGGTTACTTCGGCTTCAGGAGATATAAATACTGTCCAGTTTGTCCATAGTGCCTGGTTGCGATCGCGCGTACACATTTCTCGAATCCGGCGAGATTACTACGGCGCTTATCAATGGCTGTACACAGCTTTGAATTCCCATTGGGAAAAACAGGCATTTCGGAAAGCAAAAGTGGTTGTTGCGGTATCCGAGAGAGTGAAGCAGGAACTAATGGATATTGGCGTTCCCGAACATAAACTGCATGTCATTTATAACGGAGTTGATGTTCGGGAGTTTTCTCCCGGTTCTGCTGACCGTCGCCAGATCGGATTACCGGAGAATGCTACCATCGCCCTATTTGCCGGGGACATTCGCACAAACCGCAAAAATCTTGATACGGTACTTCATGCCCTGGTATACGAACCTGAGTTGCATTTAGCTGTTGTGGGGTCAATTGAAGGAAGCCCTTATCCCAATTTAGTAGCCCAGTTGGGATTAACTGATCGAGTGCATTTTATGGGATATCGGCGCGATCTTCCAGAAATAATGCGAGCATTAGATTTATTTGTCTTTCCTTCACGCTATGAGCCTTTTGGTATGGTCGTGAGTGAAGCAATGGCGGCCGGACTGCCAGTGATTACGTCTGGCACAACAGGTGCAGCAGAAATCGTTACGCCCGAGAGTGGAGTAGTTTTATCTGACTCAGAAGATATACAAGGTTTGGCAGAGGCATTGACTAAACTAGGAAGCGATCGCGAACTGAGGAGGCAAATGGGCATAGTGGGTCGAGCGATCGCAGAGCAGCATAGCTGGGTAAGTAAGGCTAATAGTTATATGAATCTATTTGAGGAGATCGTTAAGGATGAAAATCAGTGTAGTTATCCCAACTTATCTGCGTCCTAA
- a CDS encoding exostosin domain-containing protein: MNLINKWFNHTENEVIDYRDEILNSFFVLCPRGLGCSTYRLFEAMASARCPVIISDDWVPIEEIDWEKCSVIVKESELETIPQILETKLDHALVMGKKAREAWGRYFLPANKYNSIVTKIMDLKESRPPRYDERIYHHEWSTRSFYKQNGWAIEQRLIRKVKKC; the protein is encoded by the coding sequence ATGAATTTGATTAACAAATGGTTTAATCACACGGAGAATGAAGTGATAGATTATCGAGATGAAATTTTAAATAGCTTTTTTGTTTTATGCCCAAGGGGGTTAGGATGTTCTACTTATAGACTATTTGAAGCGATGGCTTCAGCTAGATGCCCTGTAATTATATCTGATGATTGGGTTCCTATAGAGGAGATTGACTGGGAAAAATGTTCTGTCATTGTCAAAGAATCTGAATTGGAAACAATTCCACAGATTCTTGAGACAAAACTAGATCATGCGTTGGTAATGGGAAAAAAAGCAAGGGAGGCTTGGGGAAGGTATTTTTTGCCCGCAAACAAATATAATTCAATCGTCACTAAAATTATGGATTTAAAAGAAAGTAGACCTCCAAGGTACGACGAAAGAATTTATCACCATGAATGGTCAACCAGAAGTTTCTATAAACAGAATGGTTGGGCTATCGAACAGCGGCTCATTAGGAAAGTAAAAAAATGTTAA
- a CDS encoding glycosyltransferase family 2 protein, protein MQTTPSVAICIPTFNQAQYLPMSVGSACQQTYQNIEVWVSDDASTDETPHVMTQLCQQFPQVSYYRQPQNLGIVGNNNWLLSQPKAEFIIRLDSDDLLMPNYVERLVNLLECYPDAGYAHAAVQEINEYGDKQGIRQLARTEEFRKAETELRAAVSGFRMAANVAMFRSDALRKLSFYEGRPEYTEDYDLIVRMADAGYGNVYTNEVLACYRVWTDASTVRPRRKSLELQGMIRIYEESLLPAFQRRGWDTQIITQKRRQLALIHSAFCYRPLFTEAERNELIELVKKLGDSPALQFRLLTLRWGLSPFFEWRYSTELKLKRLVKAFFNRLNKL, encoded by the coding sequence ATGCAAACCACTCCTTCCGTTGCCATTTGTATTCCCACCTTTAATCAAGCCCAATATCTACCTATGTCTGTTGGCAGTGCCTGTCAGCAGACCTATCAAAATATTGAGGTGTGGGTATCAGATGATGCCAGTACTGATGAAACACCTCATGTAATGACTCAATTGTGCCAGCAATTTCCTCAAGTTTCCTACTATCGACAACCTCAAAATCTCGGTATTGTTGGCAACAATAATTGGCTTTTAAGTCAACCCAAAGCTGAATTCATCATTCGATTAGATTCGGATGATCTTCTAATGCCAAACTATGTTGAGCGATTGGTAAATTTATTAGAATGCTATCCAGATGCAGGATATGCTCATGCCGCTGTGCAAGAAATCAATGAGTATGGAGACAAGCAAGGCATTCGTCAGTTAGCGAGAACAGAAGAATTTCGAAAGGCTGAAACGGAGTTAAGAGCAGCAGTGTCTGGGTTCCGCATGGCTGCTAACGTTGCCATGTTTCGATCCGATGCTTTGCGTAAGCTAAGTTTTTATGAAGGACGACCTGAATACACTGAAGATTATGACTTGATTGTCAGAATGGCAGATGCTGGCTACGGTAATGTTTATACTAACGAAGTTCTTGCTTGTTATCGTGTTTGGACTGACGCAAGTACAGTACGTCCTAGGCGAAAAAGTCTGGAATTACAAGGAATGATTCGGATTTATGAGGAAAGCTTGCTACCTGCTTTTCAACGACGTGGATGGGATACGCAAATAATCACTCAAAAACGTCGTCAATTAGCCTTAATCCACTCTGCTTTTTGCTACCGCCCTTTATTTACCGAGGCAGAACGGAACGAGTTAATTGAATTAGTAAAAAAACTAGGGGATTCACCTGCATTACAGTTCCGTCTTTTGACATTACGATGGGGATTAAGTCCCTTCTTTGAGTGGCGCTATTCAACAGAGTTAAAGTTGAAGCGTTTAGTGAAAGCCTTTTTCAACAGGTTAAATAAGTTGTAA
- a CDS encoding glycosyltransferase encodes MSDKIKPVVSAIICTHNPRFDYLDRVIDGLKTQNLPYSEWEFLLVDNASDKLLSNEVDLSWQPNSRYIREDKLGLTSARLRGIKEAKTELLVFIDDDNVIDQDYLEVALQISREFPFLGAWGGQIIGEFETQPPAWAKRFFSYLAIREFDQDRWSNLLHQLDTTPFGAGMCVRKNVANQYANSIKTDKRRLELDRKGNDLQRVIPFSCGDIDLAFTACDMGLGTGLFTSLKLTHLISSNRVTEEYLLRLFEGSTYSQLILDSYRGKLPQINRSWKQKIREFYGYWNINPIQRRFYRAGKRATRLATQEILGH; translated from the coding sequence ATGAGTGACAAAATCAAACCTGTTGTTAGTGCTATTATTTGTACTCATAATCCCAGATTTGACTATCTTGATCGGGTTATAGATGGTCTCAAGACCCAAAACTTACCCTATTCCGAATGGGAGTTTTTACTCGTTGATAATGCTAGCGATAAATTACTTTCTAATGAGGTTGATCTAAGTTGGCAGCCAAACTCTCGATATATTCGAGAAGATAAATTAGGCTTGACTTCTGCTAGATTACGAGGCATTAAAGAAGCTAAAACAGAACTTTTAGTGTTTATTGATGATGATAATGTTATAGATCAAGACTATCTTGAAGTTGCTCTGCAAATTAGTAGAGAGTTTCCATTTTTAGGGGCGTGGGGAGGGCAGATAATTGGGGAATTTGAAACTCAGCCACCAGCTTGGGCAAAACGCTTTTTCTCCTACTTAGCAATTCGAGAATTTGATCAAGATAGATGGTCAAACTTGCTACATCAACTCGATACCACTCCTTTTGGTGCTGGTATGTGTGTTAGGAAAAATGTAGCTAATCAATACGCTAATTCGATTAAAACTGATAAACGGAGGCTAGAGTTAGACCGTAAAGGAAATGATCTACAACGAGTGATTCCATTCTCTTGTGGAGACATTGATTTAGCATTTACAGCTTGCGATATGGGGCTAGGTACAGGATTATTTACAAGTCTCAAGTTAACCCACTTGATCTCCTCTAACCGTGTCACTGAAGAGTATTTGCTGAGATTGTTTGAAGGAAGCACTTATTCTCAATTAATCCTGGATAGTTATCGAGGTAAATTACCTCAGATTAATCGTTCTTGGAAGCAAAAGATTCGTGAATTTTATGGGTATTGGAATATTAACCCAATTCAGCGCCGTTTTTATCGTGCTGGCAAACGAGCAACTAGACTTGCAACTCAGGAAATTTTAGGTCATTAG
- a CDS encoding glycosyltransferase family 2 protein, whose translation MKPIKISVIVPTYHRNDLLAKCLDNLSPKIQTFPSEEYEVIVTDDGAKTTAKQMICDHYPWVKWVAGPRKGPAANRNNGAEYAQGEWLVFTDDDCVPQPNWLNAFAKETKGEALALEGAIHPLGDPKQDMAECPINLTGGWFWSANIAIERALFEKIGGFDANYPLALHEDVDIRERLYVFTTILFVPEASVFHPVRLIPLKSAISRIPKRCAATAYHLAKHRKDSSNQSVLGLTIFEFKYHLRHLLGGLRKGKIKFAYVSFLTIIIGTPVFFFYILMYSKSKQKFGKSD comes from the coding sequence ATGAAGCCCATTAAAATTAGTGTTATTGTTCCAACCTATCATCGTAACGACTTGCTTGCTAAATGCTTAGATAATTTATCACCTAAAATTCAAACATTTCCCAGTGAAGAGTATGAAGTTATTGTTACTGACGATGGTGCTAAAACGACTGCAAAACAGATGATTTGTGACCATTATCCTTGGGTTAAATGGGTTGCTGGTCCTCGTAAAGGTCCGGCAGCAAATAGAAATAATGGAGCTGAGTATGCTCAAGGGGAGTGGCTGGTTTTTACAGATGATGATTGTGTGCCCCAGCCAAATTGGCTGAATGCTTTTGCAAAAGAAACTAAGGGAGAAGCTTTGGCTTTAGAGGGAGCAATTCATCCCTTAGGGGACCCTAAGCAGGATATGGCTGAATGTCCAATAAATCTTACAGGTGGATGGTTTTGGTCTGCCAATATTGCAATTGAGCGAGCGCTTTTTGAAAAAATTGGGGGGTTTGACGCAAATTATCCTCTTGCTTTACATGAAGATGTAGATATCAGAGAGCGCCTTTATGTATTTACAACAATCTTATTTGTTCCTGAAGCTTCTGTTTTCCACCCCGTACGACTAATTCCCCTAAAATCCGCTATCTCTCGCATTCCCAAACGTTGCGCTGCTACAGCCTATCACCTGGCTAAACATCGTAAGGATTCTAGCAATCAAAGTGTACTCGGCTTAACCATTTTTGAGTTTAAATATCATTTACGGCATTTACTGGGTGGACTTCGGAAGGGGAAAATCAAATTTGCCTACGTATCTTTTTTAACTATAATAATTGGTACACCCGTATTTTTTTTCTATATACTTATGTACTCAAAATCAAAGCAAAAATTTGGAAAAAGCGATTAA
- a CDS encoding glycosyltransferase family 2 protein, with amino-acid sequence MNEIMYIENPTNRESLVSIIIPTYNRSAYLKDAIESVVQQTYQNIEIIVSDDYSTESPQATVESFKDKRIRFRRNTTNLGVALNVTKALKEVQGKYIAYLNDDDIWNKDFLEKLVPHLDFHQDVVLAFCDHYIIDSDGKINYPDTEKNTAHWKRNQLKEGIYKPFWEIGLIHKAVFAASSTVIRKDAVEWDQLHEAGVFWDYYISYLACCSGLGAYYCPERLTQYRVHDQSETMLSGSRNVQAKLRKAKAGIFCYDRFMRDERLKQFKPYFAQQWAHANTTMAIALLRAGQIAEARPYLLRALSQQKFNLRTLAALTLSFTPQPLARKLLSSSK; translated from the coding sequence ATGAATGAAATTATGTATATAGAAAATCCTACTAATCGGGAGTCTTTGGTTAGTATTATCATTCCGACTTATAATCGTTCAGCATATCTAAAGGATGCGATTGAGAGCGTTGTTCAGCAGACCTATCAGAATATTGAGATTATTGTTTCTGATGATTATAGTACTGAAAGTCCTCAAGCAACAGTTGAGTCATTCAAAGATAAGAGGATTCGATTCAGACGCAATACAACAAATTTAGGAGTCGCTCTTAATGTTACAAAAGCGCTGAAAGAAGTACAAGGAAAATATATTGCTTACCTAAACGATGATGATATCTGGAACAAGGACTTTTTAGAAAAGCTAGTTCCACATCTTGATTTTCATCAAGATGTGGTCTTGGCTTTTTGCGATCACTATATAATAGATTCAGATGGTAAAATTAATTACCCAGATACTGAGAAGAATACAGCACATTGGAAGCGCAACCAGTTAAAAGAAGGAATTTATAAGCCTTTCTGGGAGATTGGACTAATACATAAGGCTGTGTTTGCCGCTTCCTCTACTGTTATTCGTAAGGATGCTGTTGAGTGGGATCAGTTGCACGAGGCAGGAGTTTTTTGGGACTACTATATCAGCTATCTTGCCTGTTGCTCTGGTCTTGGAGCTTACTATTGTCCAGAAAGATTAACTCAGTACCGCGTACATGACCAGTCTGAAACTATGCTCAGCGGTAGCCGAAATGTCCAGGCTAAGCTCCGAAAAGCAAAGGCTGGGATTTTTTGCTACGACCGTTTCATGAGAGATGAGCGGCTAAAACAATTCAAGCCCTATTTTGCACAGCAATGGGCACACGCGAATACAACTATGGCTATTGCTTTACTGCGAGCAGGGCAAATAGCGGAAGCACGTCCTTATCTTCTGCGTGCTCTTAGCCAACAAAAATTTAATTTAAGAACTCTAGCAGCACTAACCTTGAGTTTTACCCCTCAGCCACTAGCACGTAAATTATTAAGTAGCTCGAAATAA
- a CDS encoding glycosyltransferase family 2 protein produces MVKNSRSNYRGGFMAELMKKQPLVSCIVIFFNAGEKFFIEAIESIFAQTYENWELLLANDGSTDESTAIALKYAQEYPHKVRYLEHEGHQNRGMSATRNLGIRHAKGEYIAFLDADDVWLPQKLEQQVPLLESYPEAAMLYSRTQYWFSWMKDNPATSTLKSDAIRGDYMTITSIKFDQLIEPPTQLLVLLKTPNIHPCTCSILIRRQVFDTLGFFEEAFRGANEDMVFHSKIFLKFPVYVSSGCWDRYRKHEDSYWGNLSRQGTLSEMVQAGRLKYLNWLEQYLQEQNIQDREIWQELQKALWPHRHLVLFRLLQLPQNFIKQTKHFSKHLANRLLPAHTRQSIEEYVRLILFQGGVKLISSSPEIHHYPNDWIVLCVVSNGEFYIETFINHYFSIGAKHIIFLDNGSTDRTINLASKHGNVTILQTTFKHPVYNRAMKKYLINRFAKNRLFIFAEVDELFTSPLKEKEEHSLSQASPI; encoded by the coding sequence ATGGTGAAGAATTCGCGAAGCAACTATCGAGGTGGTTTCATGGCTGAATTGATGAAGAAACAACCCCTTGTTTCCTGCATTGTCATCTTCTTTAATGCGGGCGAGAAGTTTTTTATCGAAGCCATCGAGAGCATATTTGCCCAAACCTATGAAAACTGGGAACTTTTGCTCGCAAATGACGGTTCTACAGACGAGAGTACGGCGATCGCTTTAAAATATGCCCAAGAATATCCCCATAAAGTTCGCTACCTAGAACATGAGGGGCATCAAAATCGGGGCATGAGCGCAACACGAAACTTAGGAATTCGCCACGCCAAAGGGGAGTATATTGCTTTTCTGGATGCTGATGATGTGTGGTTACCCCAGAAACTAGAGCAACAAGTCCCACTTTTAGAATCCTATCCAGAAGCTGCCATGCTCTATAGCAGAACTCAATATTGGTTTAGCTGGATGAAGGATAATCCCGCCACTTCTACCCTAAAATCTGATGCTATTAGGGGCGACTATATGACTATCACTAGCATCAAATTTGATCAGTTAATTGAGCCACCCACTCAACTTCTGGTTTTGCTCAAAACTCCAAATATTCATCCTTGCACCTGTAGTATTTTGATACGCCGACAAGTATTCGATACTCTCGGCTTTTTTGAAGAAGCTTTTCGAGGTGCAAATGAAGATATGGTTTTTCATTCAAAAATATTTCTGAAATTTCCTGTCTATGTATCTAGCGGATGCTGGGATCGGTATCGCAAGCATGAAGATAGCTACTGGGGAAATTTAAGTAGACAAGGAACCTTGTCAGAAATGGTTCAAGCTGGACGCTTAAAATACTTGAATTGGTTAGAACAATATTTGCAAGAGCAAAACATTCAAGATCGGGAAATTTGGCAAGAACTCCAAAAAGCACTATGGCCGCATCGCCATCTAGTTTTGTTCAGATTGCTCCAGTTGCCTCAAAATTTCATAAAACAGACAAAACACTTTTCAAAACACTTAGCAAATCGGTTATTACCTGCTCACACCCGACAATCTATAGAAGAGTATGTTCGCCTCATTCTTTTTCAAGGTGGGGTAAAACTTATTTCTAGTTCCCCAGAAATCCATCATTATCCTAATGACTGGATAGTGCTGTGTGTTGTGAGCAATGGAGAATTTTATATTGAGACATTTATTAATCATTACTTCTCTATAGGCGCTAAACATATTATCTTTTTAGACAATGGATCAACCGATCGCACGATTAACCTAGCCAGTAAACATGGCAACGTAACAATTCTGCAAACTACATTCAAACATCCAGTCTATAACCGAGCAATGAAGAAATATTTAATCAATCGATTTGCTAAAAATAGATTATTTATTTTTGCTGAGGTTGACGAATTATTTACTTCTCCTTTGAAAGAAAAAGAAGAGCATTCTCTTTCTCAAGCAAGCCCGATCTAA
- a CDS encoding glycosyltransferase family 2 protein: MKISVVIPTYLRPNDLARCLQALCNQTRLPDEVLVVIRDTDVETKTLLESFNLTPFPLQTIIVNVPGVVAAMNVGWDKTQGDIIVSTDDDAAPHSDWLAKIETYFLSDQQIAGVGGRDWQYQGSHLKEEGTPRTVGKVQWFGRVIGNHHLGTGKAREVDVLKGVNMGFRRAAIQGLHFDERMRGMGAQVNFEMAFALPLRRRGWKIIYDPSVAVDHYPAQRFDEDQIHRGQFSAIALSNIAHNETLALLEYLSPIQRIIFLIWAVVIGTRECPGLVQVLRFLPSRRFLIVRKWLATINGRWQGIQSWLHSERAAVVPPPGVFEHSNSA; encoded by the coding sequence ATGAAAATCAGTGTAGTTATCCCAACTTATCTGCGTCCTAATGACCTAGCACGATGCCTACAAGCTTTGTGTAACCAAACTCGTCTGCCAGATGAAGTTTTGGTTGTCATCAGAGATACTGACGTTGAAACTAAAACGCTTCTTGAAAGCTTTAACCTGACCCCTTTTCCTTTGCAGACGATCATCGTTAACGTTCCTGGCGTTGTGGCAGCGATGAATGTAGGTTGGGATAAAACCCAAGGAGACATTATCGTGAGTACTGATGACGATGCAGCACCACATTCTGATTGGTTGGCAAAAATTGAAACTTACTTTTTGTCAGACCAGCAAATTGCTGGGGTGGGTGGGCGCGACTGGCAGTATCAAGGCTCACATCTTAAGGAAGAAGGAACTCCCAGAACCGTTGGGAAAGTTCAGTGGTTTGGTCGAGTTATCGGCAACCATCATTTAGGCACAGGGAAAGCCAGGGAAGTTGATGTGTTGAAAGGAGTTAACATGGGTTTCCGTCGGGCTGCGATTCAGGGCTTGCACTTTGACGAGCGAATGAGAGGGATGGGGGCCCAGGTAAATTTTGAGATGGCATTTGCCCTTCCATTGAGGCGCAGAGGTTGGAAAATTATATACGATCCCAGTGTTGCCGTCGATCATTATCCAGCCCAACGGTTTGACGAAGACCAAATTCATCGGGGGCAATTCAGCGCGATCGCCCTGTCGAATATTGCCCATAACGAAACGCTAGCCCTACTGGAGTATCTATCACCAATCCAACGAATTATTTTCTTAATATGGGCAGTGGTGATTGGCACAAGGGAATGTCCAGGATTAGTACAAGTGTTGAGATTCCTACCAAGCAGGAGATTCTTAATTGTACGCAAATGGCTCGCTACCATAAATGGTCGCTGGCAGGGGATACAGAGTTGGCTGCACAGCGAACGTGCTGCTGTCGTACCACCCCCTGGAGTATTTGAACATTCCAATTCAGCATAG